In Clostridium sporogenes, one genomic interval encodes:
- a CDS encoding PQ-loop domain-containing transporter: MTDLHFWGNIAQALGSFTLIYLFFPQIYKLLKLKNAEGISLQYWAILTVGVACIAINLTINKVNIFIQITQWLNVVLALIVLLISSKYKREVKEKKKS; encoded by the coding sequence ATGACTGATTTACATTTTTGGGGGAATATTGCTCAAGCTCTGGGAAGTTTTACTTTGATATATTTATTTTTTCCACAAATATATAAATTATTAAAATTAAAAAATGCAGAGGGGATAAGTCTTCAATACTGGGCTATATTAACAGTAGGAGTTGCATGTATAGCAATAAATTTAACTATAAATAAAGTGAACATATTTATACAGATAACTCAATGGTTAAATGTAGTTTTAGCATTAATAGTTTTGCTTATATCTAGTAAATATAAAAGAGAAGTAAAAGAAAAAAAGAAATCATAA
- a CDS encoding PQ-loop domain-containing transporter, translating into MSGLIKFGTIINIIGGVLVLYSFLPQIYTISKTKSTGNNSIQYWIIMTFGIACICINQFICEVPKVQLIIQSINVIFAILTTALIVYFSEKEKKHK; encoded by the coding sequence ATGAGTGGTTTAATAAAATTTGGAACAATTATAAATATTATAGGTGGAGTTTTAGTATTATATTCTTTCCTACCACAAATCTATACTATATCAAAAACTAAGAGCACAGGAAATAATAGTATACAGTACTGGATAATAATGACTTTTGGTATAGCTTGTATATGCATAAATCAATTTATATGTGAAGTCCCAAAGGTGCAATTAATTATTCAATCTATAAATGTTATATTTGCTATTTTAACTACTGCATTAATAGTTTATTTTAGTGAAAAAGAAAAAAAGCATAAATAA
- a CDS encoding DUF3267 domain-containing protein, translating into MINYTYVKGIYLNLKDIVIAFIIIMPIHEILHSLAFPNFKQTIFGFIPKGLVSYSFFEGEISRNRLVISLIFPFIILTILPTVGLSFIRTKNNFLYVIIIINAVASYMDILAIFVLLLQVPKSTYIKNIGNKTYWKWNKKY; encoded by the coding sequence ATGATAAATTATACTTATGTAAAAGGGATCTATTTAAATTTAAAGGACATAGTTATAGCTTTTATAATTATTATGCCAATCCACGAAATACTACACAGTTTGGCTTTCCCTAATTTTAAACAAACTATTTTTGGATTTATACCTAAGGGGTTAGTATCTTACTCCTTTTTTGAGGGGGAAATATCAAGGAATAGGCTAGTAATATCTCTAATTTTTCCTTTTATAATATTAACTATATTGCCAACCGTAGGATTAAGTTTTATAAGGACTAAAAATAATTTTCTATATGTAATAATAATAATAAATGCAGTTGCTTCCTATATGGATATTTTGGCTATATTTGTATTATTGTTACAGGTTCCTAAAAGTACTTATATAAAGAATATAGGCAATAAAACTTATTGGAAGTGGAATAAAAAATATTAA
- a CDS encoding TetR/AcrR family transcriptional regulator, with protein sequence MPKIIKDIEEKISSASIRLFGEYGYEAVDMKLIAKESGVAVGTLYNYYSRKSELFLEVFVKSWEKTLSKLKEERNKDISKEKKINKYLEILYDDIEMRKGIIKIDFNIKNSREREQFVYFKEKIIGEIQEIFNEQISGDVIEKKYDVSLRLIETIFSVIRVMIENHKEDRRDNLDFLNTIFLSFMK encoded by the coding sequence ATGCCAAAAATAATAAAAGATATAGAAGAGAAAATAAGCAGTGCATCAATAAGGCTTTTTGGAGAGTATGGATATGAGGCTGTGGATATGAAACTTATTGCTAAAGAATCTGGAGTAGCAGTAGGTACTTTATATAACTATTATTCTAGAAAAAGTGAATTGTTTCTAGAAGTTTTTGTAAAAAGTTGGGAAAAGACTTTATCAAAATTAAAAGAAGAGAGAAATAAAGATATAAGTAAAGAAAAAAAAATAAATAAATATTTAGAAATATTATATGATGATATAGAAATGAGAAAAGGAATTATAAAGATAGATTTTAATATTAAAAATTCTAGAGAAAGAGAACAATTTGTTTATTTTAAAGAAAAAATTATAGGTGAAATACAGGAAATTTTTAATGAACAAATTTCTGGAGATGTAATAGAAAAGAAATATGATGTATCTCTTAGACTTATAGAGACAATATTTTCTGTAATAAGAGTAATGATTGAAAATCATAAAGAGGACAGAAGAGATAATTTAGATTTTTTAAATACTATATTCTTATCTTTTATGAAATAA
- a CDS encoding YtrH family sporulation protein, with product MKSFLGNLVYSFMVSFGVIVGASAFSGIAAILLNHPPLKIMSDISNSVKIWAVATALGGTFSSFSILEEGIFKGELRGMLKQIFYILASLIGANLAVNSIELLQKWGEYFNR from the coding sequence ATGAAAAGTTTTTTGGGAAATTTAGTATATAGCTTTATGGTATCTTTTGGAGTAATAGTAGGAGCAAGCGCTTTTTCAGGTATTGCTGCAATTTTGTTAAACCACCCTCCTTTAAAGATTATGTCCGATATATCTAATTCCGTAAAAATATGGGCAGTAGCTACAGCATTAGGGGGAACATTTTCCTCTTTTTCTATTTTGGAAGAGGGAATATTTAAAGGGGAGCTAAGGGGAATGCTAAAACAAATATTTTATATTCTTGCCTCCTTAATAGGAGCTAACTTAGCGGTAAATAGCATAGAACTTTTACAAAAATGGGGAGAATATTTTAATAGATGA
- a CDS encoding DUF4363 family protein, which yields MRRFLVRIIPIVTLGFFVAVMLSAGYMKKPRTQEENVDKFISTTIEYVKNEDWSNAEKEVEKLNLAWNKVLKRVQFSSELDQINYLGESIDKAKGGIIAEDKGISLSNLTSFYEEWQNIGK from the coding sequence ATGAGAAGATTTTTAGTAAGAATAATTCCAATAGTAACCTTAGGTTTTTTTGTTGCTGTTATGTTAAGTGCAGGTTATATGAAAAAGCCTAGAACCCAAGAAGAAAATGTAGATAAATTTATAAGTACTACAATAGAATATGTGAAAAATGAAGATTGGAGTAATGCAGAAAAGGAAGTAGAAAAATTAAATTTAGCATGGAATAAGGTTTTAAAAAGAGTTCAATTTAGTTCAGAATTAGACCAAATAAATTATTTAGGTGAAAGTATAGATAAAGCTAAAGGGGGAATAATTGCAGAAGACAAAGGTATAAGTTTATCTAATTTAACAAGTTTTTATGAAGAATGGCAAAATATAGGTAAATGA
- a CDS encoding DUF421 domain-containing protein, which translates to MNEALVAFVRAIIGFFTLLIFARILGKQQISQLTFFDYVLGITIGSTASTLSTDLESTAWSHWIGLLTWCGIGFLLQWITLKWRYAAKYIEGEPTIVIMDGKIMEDTLRKMKYTVADVLEQLRGKDIFNLAEVEFAILESDGQLSVLKKPEEQPLTAKDLNIFKSKTGISRELIYDGKIVEDNLREINRDKEWLKAELKKRNIKDSSEVFLATINQNNQIYIDTYKDHLKRIIDIGDYKGPY; encoded by the coding sequence TTGAATGAAGCTTTAGTTGCGTTTGTTAGAGCTATAATAGGATTTTTTACTCTTTTAATATTTGCAAGAATATTGGGAAAGCAGCAAATAAGTCAGCTTACTTTTTTCGATTATGTTCTTGGTATAACTATAGGGTCTACAGCATCTACATTAAGTACAGATTTAGAAAGTACAGCTTGGTCCCATTGGATTGGGCTTTTAACTTGGTGCGGTATAGGATTTTTACTGCAATGGATAACATTAAAGTGGAGATATGCAGCTAAATATATAGAGGGGGAGCCGACTATTGTAATAATGGATGGTAAAATAATGGAGGATACCTTAAGAAAAATGAAATATACAGTGGCAGATGTTTTAGAACAACTTAGAGGAAAAGACATTTTTAATTTAGCAGAAGTAGAGTTTGCAATATTAGAATCTGATGGGCAATTATCTGTATTAAAGAAACCAGAAGAACAGCCATTAACAGCTAAAGATTTAAATATATTTAAGAGTAAAACAGGTATAAGCAGAGAACTTATATATGATGGAAAAATAGTAGAGGATAATTTAAGAGAAATAAATAGGGATAAAGAATGGCTAAAAGCTGAACTGAAAAAAAGAAATATTAAAGATTCATCAGAGGTTTTTTTAGCTACTATAAATCAAAATAATCAAATTTATATAGATACATATAAAGATCATCTAAAAAGAATAATAGATATAGGAGACTATAAAGGACCTTACTAA